CTTCCGGGATGTTCAGCAGCTCTTTGAGAGAAGCGATCGCTTGATTATGTACGCCTTCATATGCTGCGCTGCGATGGCTCAGCTCCATAACAGACATGCCGGTGCCTCTGAAATCAATCAGTTCCTGCTGCGCCTTCTCCAGTACAGCAAGAGGCAAAGCAGACGGACCCGCATTAAAATTATACGCACGCTGTGCCTGTTTCAACATCTCTTCTCACTCCTTGATTAAGTTACAAACTTTGTATCTATCCTACACCTAAATATTATAAAAGAAAAGAGATGTTTTCATAATCGAAGAAAAACATACGGAAAAATTACGATAATCGACAATTATTCGCTTATAAAATAAAAAAACACGGCAAAATCCGAACATTACCTTCATACGGGCGTAACGATTTTCAGACATCTAAATATTTCCTTGCATTAATTGTAAAAATATGGAATATTAATACTAAGTATATCTTCTATGTCCGCTCAATTATTTTTATCAGGTAACAAAAATAGCAATGATTCACCTTTAAACAAGAACGTATATTCGGTATAATAAAGACAAACACATTACATAGTGTATCAGTATGATTGATCTTATATGCGTAACCCAAAGGGAGGAACGAATCATGCAGGAGCACCTTCACGAAAAGTTAGAAAAACATGGAATGCAGCACATTGAACAGCATATACTAGACAACCTCCGGCCATCTGTCGCATTGCAGCTTGAAAAAGCGGAGGCTCTGCCCATCGGCACTTCCAAACTGGGCGGATTGCCTGATTTACCCGAAGGGTGGACAATCCCTGTCTATAATGACAGGCCCCTTACCTTCATCGCACAATACAACTTAAAAGAAATGAATACCGCAGCACCCTCTATGGGTCTGCCAGAACAAGGCATGCTGTACTTCTTCTATGAAGCGGAGGAACAGCAGGTATGGGGGGAAGCCGATCAGAAAGAAGGGTGGCGTATTCTCTACTATGACGGACATCTAGAAGCACTCTCCCCTGCCGTATTGCCTGCAGAGGACTATTTTATGCTCTCTTCATGCCGGGTTTACTTTCATCCTACCAAAACGCTTGATGTAGAAAGCTTGGAGAATCGTATCAATCTAACGGAAGAAGAAGAGGATAAATATTACGAACTCCTAGATGACTTGCATGAATTCAGTCCTTCACATCAAGCATTTGGTCATCCGTTTGCAGTACAGAACGATGTGTTCGAAGAATGCGGCTGGTTTTCCGGTCAAGAAAACCGTGAATGGGTTCTGCTCCTTCAGGTCGATTCAGACGAAGAGAACCTCAATATCATGTGGGGAGATGTCGGTATGATCTATTTCTGCATTCCAAAAGATGCGCTAGCTGAGCGCAAATTTGATCAGGCATGGTTGATTTATCAGTGCTGTTAATATAAAAATCCCCATGGCAACCTAACCATAGGGAGTAAGATAAGCAGGGAGAAGAGAGGATGTGGAAGGAGACTGTACAGTCTTTTTCTGCCTGTTTTTTTCTCCCTTTACAAAAAATCCTGCCTATCGGAATGATTATATAATGAGGTACCATTTCTATGATCATACGGATTTTTTGTTCCCTCATCAGCTTGTCTCTTGCTTATGCGAAAATATCCATACTCAAATACCGTTCACCAGAGTCCGCTGCAATCGCTACAACACGCTTGCCTGCACCCAGCTTTTTCGCTTCCTGAATCGCTGCGTATACCGCTCCGCCTGCTGATGGTCCGACTAGAATCCCTTCCTTTGCGGCCAAATCCCGCATGGTACGCAGCGCATCCTCATCTTCACATTGCATAATCTCATCATAGACATTCTGATTCAAAATAGGCGGGATAAAACCCGGGCTCGTACCGACAAGCTTATGTGGCCCAGGTTCTCCACCGGACAGCACCGGTGATCCCTTCGGTTCGACGACAACAATGCGCAGATCAGGAAGATGCTCCTTGAGTACTTCACCTGTTCCCGTAATGGTTCCACCCGTTCCTGCCGTAGCCACAAAAGCATCGAGCCTATAATCCATCTGCTGCAATATTTCAATGGCTGTCGTTTTCCGATGAATATCCGGATTAGACACGTTTTCAAACTGCATCGGAATAAAACTGTCGGGAATGTCCTCTGCCAGCTCCCTCGCTTTCCGAATGGAACCCGGCATTTTTTCTGCCGCCGGAGTAAGCACCACTTCCGCTCCGTATGCCCGCAGGATGCTGATACGTTCCTTGGTCATATTGTCAGGCATGACGAGAATGCAGCGATATCCGCGCGCCGCCGCATTCATCGCAAGCCCAATCCCTGTATTTCCGCTGGTCGGCTCAATGATCGTCGATCCATCCGCAAGCTGTCCCGCTTTCTCTGCTTCCACAATCATATGATAGGCGGCCCGGTCTTTGACACTACCGCTTGGATTGAATTTTTCCAGTTTTACATACACTTCGGCATCATCAGGACCACTTAGACGACGCAGCTTAACAATCGGCGTGTCGCCGATCAATTCATGAATTCCATTTACCACACGTGCACGCATTGTACCCACCTCTTCTTTCTCTGTTGTCAATTCATCTTAATCCAAGTATACCGGTAAGCTTATACTATATCCAGTCTTCTCTATGAAGTCGTTATTATATCTCTTTTCAGCCAATCAGCACTGTAACATAATATTATTTATGCTTATTTACCTATTGACTTTATTTTTTTATTTGTGTTATTATAATTATTTTTGCTTATATATTTCATGTATGATATTCTTACAGAAGATACTTACTGGAGGTGGAGTTTTGTTTCAAATAGGCGATAAAATTGTTTATCCAATGCATGGTGCAGGTGTAATTGAAGCTATAGAAGAAAAAGAGTTTTTAGGAGAGAAACACAAATATTATATTATAAACATGCCCATTGGTAATCTGCAGGTCATGGTTCCAATGGAAAAAGTAGCTATTCTCGGTATACGACTGGCTGCTGATATCCTTACGTTGGAGAACGTATTATTTATTTTTCATCATGGAAAATCGAATCAACCAATTTCATGGAACGAACGGTACCGCATCAATATGGATAAAATAAAAACAGGTGATATACAAGAGGGTGCGGAAGTCGTTCGTGATTTAATGCGTAGAAACGAAGAAAAAATCCTTAATACAAGTGAAAAAAGAATGCTCGACAACGCTAAGAAAATTTTAATTAGTGAATTGGTATTAGTCAAAGGCTTAACTGAAAATCAGGCAACTGATTTATTAAATGAAGAGCTAGATCTTAATGATGAGTAGTTTTTTTGTGGCTCAAAAAAAGAAAAATCCTACAGCGACTGTACGCTGCAGGATTGGATGTGTATATATTTACTATTGCGGCCTCTTCAACACCTATTGATCACGCCAGTGGTGTCCCCAGCCGCCTCCCCAGTGATGACCCCAGAACGGACCACCGCCCCAATGACCACCCCAGAAAGGTCCACCGCCCCAAAACGGACCGCCCCAAAATGGACCGCCGCCCCAACCGCCCCAAGGGCCGAACCAGAGACGCTCATCTTCTCCCTGCTGTCCATGATACGCGGCAGGTTGCTGTCCTTGATAGGCAACAGGTTGAGCATAATATCCGGATTGAGGGTTATATCCAACAGGCTGTGCATAATAACCTGCTGGAGCATTGTATCCAATAGGCTGGCCATAATACCCGGGCTGACCATAATATCCGATAGGTTGATCGTTCTGCTCAAATTGCTGTGCCTCTACTTCTTTATTTTCATGCATGCTCTCTATCCCCTTTACTGTATATTAACTTCATTCCCCAATCAAAATATGCAGCCTAAAAATCGAATGTGCCATATAAACAAGCCCAAAAATGGGTGATCACCCACACCTTTATCATTCCTTACATTTACAGTAAAGTGTTTATATACATAACACGCATAAAAAAGATATGGAAGCGCCCAAGGACTCGGTCTGCTTTGTATTTGTTGACTTTATTTTCTGTTTTTCATTTATAGGAGGTGTTTATCTTGTTACCTCGCCTCAATAAGCTAATAAAAGTGAAACAAAAACATTGGCTTTTACTCGCTCCTCTGTTCTTTTTCGGATTGGCATTTGCGCTCATTCTTATACAAAACGCTTCTCCTTCCTCTCATCTACAAGTAAAAACATACGCGTATTTACTCCTATCCGAATATGGATTGCTTTCTCTAGGCTTGGCGATCCTTGCTGGCGGCATTCTTCAGTATCGACAAAAACAGAGAGGCATTGGGGGTGGATTTATCGCTATTCTCTCCCACTTTTTTAAAGCGAATCGTTGAAGGTGGGGTCTACTAAGTCGTAAAGGGGTAACATATAGTACATTCATCATTTTATCGCATAGGGGGATGCAAAATGATAAACAGATTTCCTTCGATTCTGATCCCGATGACACTGGCACTCTCTCTTCCGCTAACAGCCTGCGGAGCCGATAACAACCAACAGCACACAGCACCCATAGAACAAGCGAAACCTCCGCAGGATGAGCACAACAATAAGGAGGAGAAGCAAGCAGCCGAGCAAAGCACGGAGCAGGCTCACCCTGCTTCCGAGGTCGTTAGTGGGGTCAAAAATAAACTGAAGATGACAGGAGCGATCCTTCCTTCTTCCTTTCCCGTTGAGCCTGGTTATCATGTGTCAGCATCTATCGAAGAAAATACCGCCCAATCGTATAAGGTCATCTTTTATCAAACGAAAAAAGCGATGCCGATCGATGATACATCTCTGCAGCCAAACAAACAGATGCCTGTAATCGCTTCCTTTAGCGCGAAAACATATGAAAATCCAAACCAGACAGCGGATCTTTTTCCGCCGTTTGACGTGGAGAATGGTCCACAAACAATGAATCTCGGTTACGGCATTAAAGGAAGTGCCGAAGGGGGTGCCGGTCATTCGTATTTGTCCTGGCGTGAAGGAAGGTGGCTTCTTCAGATTGATTCACTTTCACAGGACCAACTGGACAATCAGGCCATTGCCAAAAAGATGGTTGCTTATCTGGAAGAGCATGCCTTGCCTGCTCCTAAAGACAACGGCCGCGTAAAAGTAACCTACCGGCCGGGAGGCAATGATGTACAGGTAGTCATCTACTGGCAGAAGGGCCGCGTCGTCTACGAATTAGAAACAGATCAGGTGCCGCTTGACGCATTGCAAATGGCCGTATCAACCAATTAACAATAAAAGATCCACTTATGAATGACTTACAATCATGCCATACTCTCCCGGCAGTCAATCCGGTATTTTTTCTCCAGCTCCGCTAGCTCGCTGCTTATCTCGTATGTCTTTGGCTGCATGACAATACAATCGTCTTGTCTCTGTATGTCATGCAGTCTCTTTAGTTGATCCACGACCCCTTGATCAATGAGCACATCCTCCATCTCCTCTTCAGCCACAAGGACAAGCGGCAGTGAATGGGTAACTTCCTTTTGCCGCCCTCGCGCATCTTCATAATACAGAGAGATTGTAAGGGGATACTCCCCACATGGAACGGGATTGCTTGTGTAGATCTCTAGCAGAATATCCTGTCCCTTTGCCGCAGTTCCAAGCAAAATCATCCCTGCTTCATTCTCAAAATAGCCGGTAAGATTCTCTGCACGACCAATACCATCCGGCATGTATACCTGTATGTGCGCATATTTTACAGGCAGCGGGGGAATGTGAATCCATACATGATTCATTCCCTCTTCGTTCTCCATTCGTGACTTTGCTAATCGAATATCCAGCATTACTTTGTTTCTCCTTTCAAAATTTGTGAGATCGACGCAATGATTTTTTGTCGGGTCTCTGCTGAAATATTTGGGCTTACGGTCAGAAACACATCACCACTTACCTGATGCGTCTCATTTTCCATGATGCGATCCGGTTGATAAAACGGCATATGATTCCCGATCTTCTCAATCTCCTCTATCGTCAGCGATTTCAGTTTGTCCTGAATGTCTGCCAACGTGTCGCCTGCTTTCGCCAGCGTAAGCACCGCACGAAAATAATGCAGATGCTCTTCTGTATACACCCGTTTATTTCCTACCAACGTTAATGGGGGAATCATCCCGATCTGCGTATAATACCGAATCGTGCGCAGGTTGATGTTTTGTCCTTCTTTCTGGAGGATATCGGTAACTTGCTTTGCGGTATACGTATTCATCCATACTCCTCATTTCATACAGCTGATCATCTCATATACACTTAAGTGATATAGTTACAGTTTACTGTAACTATTATTTTTAGTCAACCAATCTTTTACATTTTATCAGCAAACGAAATAATTTCTGTATGCCCTAATCGTTGGCGTCTTGTATAATAACCATATGCCACACAGATGAAAAGAAAGGGATATGCATGCTGACAAACCAAGAAAAAGACGAGGTTATTTATATGGCGCGGCAGGTGATGCTGATGCACCGCGATATCGAATGGGAAGGCTGGCAGCAGGTAGTGGAAGACGAACTGCTTGCGCGGGGCTGGTCCATAGAAAAAAAGAATGAGGCCCTTAAGCTGGTCGGCCTTTACAAGAAACATACACTGTAACAAAAAAGACAACGACCTTGAATTGCTGTAAGGCCGTTGTCTTTTTCTGTATCACTATTTTGATGCAAAATGCTCTGCGGCAAGGCAAAGAAAATAAGCGAGACCTGTCTGCTGTTCCTCTAGCATCTTTCTATGAAATTCATCTCCTAAAAAGAAGCGGGATTGAGCCGCAAAATCTGCTGGTTTGATTTCATGACCATGACGCGTAAGAAACGCGAGGTGTTCACTAATAAGCTGGTGTACCTTCGCATCATCTACATACAGCCCTGCACGTAAAGCCTCGGCCATTCCGTCCATAAAGCGCTTTGCTTCCGCAGCTGTCTCGTTCATTTCTTCAACAGGTATCGAAGAGCCTTCAAATAGGTCATAGTCATAGTTCTCTTTCAGATACTGCTTCTGCTCCTCCATTGCCTTCTCCCATTCTTCTTCACTATGAAACCCTTCAAACATCGATGTATGATCCATAACGTCTCCTTTCGCAGTAAACACGATCGATTCATTAATCGTCTGAACTAAACGGTCCAGGCGTTTTTTTCGAGCACAGAGAAGCTCTTTTTGTTCAGACAAAATGGATAAGCGATTCGGTTTACCATCCAGTAGTTGTTTAATTTTTGAGATAGAGAAATCAAGCTCACGATAAAACAAAATTTCCTGCAAGCGCTCCAACTCTTTTGTGCTGTACAACCTGTAGCCAGCTTCGCTTACTTTACATGAATACAACAGGCCGATCTTGTGGTAATAATGCAGCGTCTTAATGGTGACATTGGCAAGTTCTGACGTCTCTTTTACTGTATACAGCATTGTTTTCCCTCCTCAATAAAACACTGTACAGCCTCCTCTTAGGGGAGAGTCAATCATCTCTTTTAGATAGAATCAGCATCGGACGATAAAAAAAGGAAGACGCTTGTGTATAAGCTTCTCCCTTTTTTCTGCTTGTTATGGTGCAGGCAGGTCTTCTGCTACATGGATGGTGGCCGTATTTTTTATGTCTGTCCCCTTAGCGGTAAGCCAGAACTCTACTTTATACGTCCCTTTGGCAAGCGGAGCCAGGTCTGCGGTATATGTCTTCTCCTCTCCCTGCTTCAGCGACTCTTTGGAGATTACTTCCGTGAACTGCTTGCCTTCCGAATCCTGCCGGACCTTCTCGCCCTTCTCATTCCAAATGATATAATCATATTTTTGCCCCGTATTAAATTGCAAAGTCTGCTCGCGTTCGGTCTGATTCTTTACCGTAAACAGAAGCGTACCCTCTTTATAAGCAAGCTTGCTTTCTACTTTCCCTTCCCAAATGCCATCCTTATCTTTAGCCGCAATTGTGACCGTACGACTTTGCGGCGCCCATGTCGCTTCCTGGCCTAACGCTTCGCTGATAAAGCGGATCGGCACATAGGTTGTATCCTTGTACATCATCGTAAGCGGCAGGTTCTCTTTGCCGTTGTGATATGTACCTGACTTGCTTTCCTCGCCTACTTTAATCGTAACCGGGGTCAAATCTACCGCAACCTGCGTAAGCGACGATGCCCCATAGCCAACCCCTGCCGTCATGACACTTCCCAACACTACACCAATGGCTACCGACTTGATGTTTACATTCTTCATGCTTATCCCTCCCCATTCGGTTACTCTTTTGACGTGATATGTATGCGAAGAGTATGCATTTTTTTAGGAACCAGCAATTTTCCCGATTGTTTCGCACGGCGTTACCATTCATATTTGCTGCTGATTTCTGCTACAATAGATCGGTGAGGAGTGATACATACAATGAAGATAGGATCACACGTTTCATTTTCTAAAAAAGGATTGCTGAACGCGGTAGAAGAAGCCATTAGCTACGGCTCCACCTCGTTCATGGTGTATACAGGAGCACCGCAAAACACCCGGCGCAAGCCGATGGAGGACCAGTACGTCGAAGAAGGGCTCGCACTGATGAAAGAATACGGCATCGAGGACATCGTGGTGCATGCGCCTTACATCATTAATCTCGGATCGTACAAGCCAAGCACGTTCGAGTTGGCGGTGTCTTTCCTTCAGGAAGAAATCAAGCGCGCAGAATACATTGGTGTCAATAATATCGTGCTGCATCCGGGCGCCTATACGGATAAGGACGCAGAATACGGTATCAACCGGATCGCGGAAGGATTAAACGAGGTGCTGCACACCGGACAGACAGTCAACATTGCGCTGGAAACAATGGCAGGCAAAGGATCAGAAGTCGGCCGGAACTTTGAAGAATTAGCCGCGATTATCGATAAAGTCAAGCTGAACGATAAGCTGACGGTATGCTTCGA
This is a stretch of genomic DNA from Aneurinibacillus sp. REN35. It encodes these proteins:
- a CDS encoding MerR family transcriptional regulator, whose amino-acid sequence is MNTYTAKQVTDILQKEGQNINLRTIRYYTQIGMIPPLTLVGNKRVYTEEHLHYFRAVLTLAKAGDTLADIQDKLKSLTIEEIEKIGNHMPFYQPDRIMENETHQVSGDVFLTVSPNISAETRQKIIASISQILKGETK
- a CDS encoding BsuPI-related putative proteinase inhibitor, which codes for MKNVNIKSVAIGVVLGSVMTAGVGYGASSLTQVAVDLTPVTIKVGEESKSGTYHNGKENLPLTMMYKDTTYVPIRFISEALGQEATWAPQSRTVTIAAKDKDGIWEGKVESKLAYKEGTLLFTVKNQTEREQTLQFNTGQKYDYIIWNEKGEKVRQDSEGKQFTEVISKESLKQGEEKTYTADLAPLAKGTYKVEFWLTAKGTDIKNTATIHVAEDLPAP
- a CDS encoding MerR family transcriptional regulator, with translation MLYTVKETSELANVTIKTLHYYHKIGLLYSCKVSEAGYRLYSTKELERLQEILFYRELDFSISKIKQLLDGKPNRLSILSEQKELLCARKKRLDRLVQTINESIVFTAKGDVMDHTSMFEGFHSEEEWEKAMEEQKQYLKENYDYDLFEGSSIPVEEMNETAAEAKRFMDGMAEALRAGLYVDDAKVHQLISEHLAFLTRHGHEIKPADFAAQSRFFLGDEFHRKMLEEQQTGLAYFLCLAAEHFASK
- a CDS encoding CarD family transcriptional regulator, which encodes MFQIGDKIVYPMHGAGVIEAIEEKEFLGEKHKYYIINMPIGNLQVMVPMEKVAILGIRLAADILTLENVLFIFHHGKSNQPISWNERYRINMDKIKTGDIQEGAEVVRDLMRRNEEKILNTSEKRMLDNAKKILISELVLVKGLTENQATDLLNEELDLNDE
- the cysK gene encoding cysteine synthase A, with the translated sequence MRARVVNGIHELIGDTPIVKLRRLSGPDDAEVYVKLEKFNPSGSVKDRAAYHMIVEAEKAGQLADGSTIIEPTSGNTGIGLAMNAAARGYRCILVMPDNMTKERISILRAYGAEVVLTPAAEKMPGSIRKARELAEDIPDSFIPMQFENVSNPDIHRKTTAIEILQQMDYRLDAFVATAGTGGTITGTGEVLKEHLPDLRIVVVEPKGSPVLSGGEPGPHKLVGTSPGFIPPILNQNVYDEIMQCEDEDALRTMRDLAAKEGILVGPSAGGAVYAAIQEAKKLGAGKRVVAIAADSGERYLSMDIFA
- a CDS encoding YwqG family protein, encoding MQEHLHEKLEKHGMQHIEQHILDNLRPSVALQLEKAEALPIGTSKLGGLPDLPEGWTIPVYNDRPLTFIAQYNLKEMNTAAPSMGLPEQGMLYFFYEAEEQQVWGEADQKEGWRILYYDGHLEALSPAVLPAEDYFMLSSCRVYFHPTKTLDVESLENRINLTEEEEDKYYELLDDLHEFSPSHQAFGHPFAVQNDVFEECGWFSGQENREWVLLLQVDSDEENLNIMWGDVGMIYFCIPKDALAERKFDQAWLIYQCC